The region TATGCTACGGGGATACAAGGTACGCGCAGGGACCTTTTCCACCCCGCATACCAGGTAAGGTTCGCCCTTCCCGTCAACCTTTACGACGCCGAGGACAGGCCCTCGCAACTAGCTTACCTcgcagtaaaaaaattgacccaCACGCCCGTCCACCACCTCGTTCGTGTCCGGTTCCCGGTTCTTCTTATACCTCGTTCCTTGGCTCTCCGCTTCAGCGAGGACGTCCTCGATTTTATAACACCGTACTTAGAGGTATTAGCCCGAAGAAACGAGCAACTAAATACACTTTATTTCGCTACAAAGATACGGAAACCTTTCCGATAATCCGTGACGCTGTCTACCTTCGACGCGACGTAAGACGACGGCAAATCTACCTTCTACGGAGGACGGTATTTTTTACCGGAGTATTACGCGAAGCCCGTACCCCGGAAAAACCTCCGACCATAATTTTCGGTTGGCTTGGCGAGCCGACAGcgacggtaaaaaaatttcatccataTGCGGGGTGGATTTCCAGCCGGGAAAAACCTTTTTCGGCCTCGTCGCGTCTTCGTGAAGCACTTGTTAGGTACGAGTACCGGATACTGCGAGGGTGAATGCGGTTCCGGGAATTCGTCTTGGaactttttcaccctcttGGGCAGGGGAAAAAGCTCGATCCGTACCTTGGTGCGTTCGCGCGAGATTCGAGTTTGAAGAAACAGCGGCTTTCGGCTCGCGTAAATGCCGGCATCGTGCCCACCTGTTCGCCGGATCGTCGAAGGGGGCTTCTCTCCTTATTGGAGACTTTTTAACCTCGGCTCCGCCTCGCGGCTTTCATCTTCGGTTCTTTGTGCCAGCATCCAGGGCTCCGGGCCACCCGTCGGGATGCTGCACGCTCCATTGTGCCAATACCCAAACACCGGGGTTAAGGTTCGTTTTAAGTTACAACTTGAGAGGAACTCCTTCGGGCCTCAGGGGCTGTGCCGAGTTAGGCGTTTCCGACCGGCATCGCTTGGCCAACCGGTCCAGCAACTCTGCAGTCGCCGCTGATGCGCGATGGAGAATTCGAGCCTCGACTCTTTTACACGTCATTCGAAAATTCCGCTTCGTGCTTTCTGATACcggttctttttattttttttttttttttctaatatttattCGAGAGGAACAAGGTCGTCGAAATTTCGAGtcaataaatatacacatatgcatataatGCATTGTTAGTGATTGTCGTcagtttttattgttattttgtctATACGTTACATGTATTATCGAGTGTAGCTAGTCAAGTATGGGGGTGTTGTTGTTCGAAGTTTAATAACgtattgttataaaatttttgtgacgTCGCTTGAGCGGCATAGCAAGTGATTGGGACTTGACACATGATTTCGTAATTAGTGGTAATCGTGTAATggatttatatatttataatatcgcTATAGTAAGAAGAAACTTATCGATAGTGGTAGCGGTAAAATTACTTGTAACGGAgaactttttatttcaagtcaTGGTCACTTGTAGAAACGATCTTGACTGTGTAAGAAACGGAATCGAAGGTTTTTACGTCGAATGTTTGGAACTCGTGATAATTCCCCGACGAGGAGTGTGCGTGCTTACGGTTCGATATAATTTCCACATTATCTTCATTCATCCTAGATTCGTGCGAGAGAAATTTGTCGGAAAAACAATACAAGAAATGCGTAAGGTTAGCTGTCGGATtatagatttgaaaaatactttgaTTTGCTTATCGAAAAACTAATAGGCTGTTTGTGCCATGTATTGTGTAATTGTCagagtatgaaaaatgaatttgagtTACATTAATTATTACCAAAGTAATGGATAATGGATTGAAATTGCATTATTCGTTACTAAAGTAATGAGCAATGGATTCGGAATGCACTAATCATTACGAAACACAGCGATAGGTTGTCAATTATAATTGCAATAATCACGACTACGGTAATGATTGAGTTATATctttttatgatttcgcatGTAAccgtaatatattatttacatcaTATATTTATAGAATGTCGTGAACTTGGATAAAATTTAACAAGATTACATGTATTAATATACAATTACGTAACATCACATGCATataatttcacataatttaCAGTGACAAATTCGTGTAGTGAAGTAGCGGCGATGATAATTCAGAACTCGAAGATAACTCTCGCGAAACTTGGCAACTGAACTACGGCTCGGTCAATTGCAGTTAGAGTGTTATTAACCAGCCAGAGTGAATCCAGTTTTGTGAGTCCAGCGAACAAGCCACTCGGCAGTGTTGCGATTTTGTTGTTGACCAAGCTTATGTGCGATATTGACGAGAGGCCCTCGAACGCACCAGCTTCTATTACTGAAATCTCGTTGTTGTCAAGATCCAGATGGTATAAACTGCTCAGTCCGATAAAAGTGCCCGACCGAATCGTGGATATATTGTTCTGGTCGAGCAGTAACACGGTCAGTTTTGGCAATCCTCTGAACGCCCCGTCATGAACGGTCGTTACGGCGCTGTCGGAAATGGAGAGAAAATCAAGCTTACTCAAACCTTTGAAAGTTTCGGCTCGCAGTTCTCCGATATTGTTCCAGTTTAAgtaaagattttttaattccgcGAGGCTTTCGAACGAGTTGGGAGCGAAAGTAGTTATTTCGCTGCGCTCTACCGCCAGAGAAGTCAGCTTCGGAAGACCAGAAAATGTTGTTTGATTTATCGTCTCAATCGGATTCTTATCCAGGCTCAGCTTCGTCAATTCTGATAGTCCGTTAAAAGTCTCTTCCGGTACGTGGGTGATCAGATTCCAATCCAGTATCAACTCTTTCAATTGCGACAGTTCGTTAAAAGTCCCTTCCGGTACATGGGTAATGCTGTTATTGGCCAAGGTTAACCTTTCCAGGTGGGGCAGTTCTTGAAACAAGCCGGGAATCGGTGTAACTGCGTTGTTCTGAAGGTGCAGATTTTTCAGGTTCGGCAGGCCAGCGAATGCTCCAGGTTGCAAATTGGAAATTCGATTTCCGGCAGACAGGTACAGAGTTACCAGTGAGACATTTTTAAACGCTCCGGGTTCAATAGACGTCAAATCGAAGTTGAATATTTCCAAACGATCGTGATGACTTCGTTGCTTTACTTCGGTTAAAACACCTTCGACGGAACTGCACACGGTATAGTCGAACACATTTTTGCACGTCGGCTGCGTCTGAGCAAGCACAACTGCCAAAACGAAGTTCACTAGCACTGCGCGACGAATCATGATGCGATTCTATTCTGACGTCTCGCCTTGCCGCTCCGGCTATTTGATATGTCTCGGACTTTGCCTCCGTCGTTGCGTAAAGTCACGTGACCGATCGTGCCGGGGATGATAATTCTGATGATTGCCAGATACGTAAAATACAACAACGTTTTTCGCGTTACATACCCGGTGTATTTACTCGACTGTTCTAAAAAGGACGAATATTTTTGGTCTGCGAGTAACGAGGCCTGTTACTTTCTGGGATGAACGTCGCGAGAAATCTTTCGTCCGCTGCGTGATTTTCGACATGACCtcgatttaaaaatcttgTTGTGTTTAGGTTCACGAACTTCGATGATCTGGATTGTATTGATATCTCGTTCAGCCTTGATCCGAAATTATGTTGCGGGTGATACCGACTATATCACTATGCGTGACTGAAAGAATTCGTTTTACGCAACACTTTAATTATGAAATACACGTTTCTTCAATAGATTTTCAaggttttgattttttaatattgttattcaCTTATTTAGTTATACTCAGGTTCGACGGTTCCGAATGTGAGTGTTTTATAATTTAGAATGATctgaactgtttttttttacggatgTAATTTTAATCATATCCGCTTTTGCCTTGATTATACCGTgtttgtacaattttcaatctatAATTTTCGCACCATTCCCGCAATTATCCCCTATGATATTGCTATAATCAATATTAAAATCCGTTTTGGTCTGGCTGTATCACGATTGTGGTGCCGCTTTAAATTCGTCAACATTTTGATGTTATCAGAAAATTGAATGAGTCGTGTCGTACAAATCTGTCAATTAATATATCAATAAACGGTTCCCAATTatcgtaaaaaagaaaaacctcaACTAGAAACCTTACACCGTTCACTCATTTTCTTTCCGTTCCCCAGCGCCTGCTTGCTCTTATCTCTAACAAATATCATATCATGcaataaattgttgaaatcCGTCCAAATCAACCCTACAAACGTTTCCTTCCGATTGCTTTGAatacttttaaaatattattaccgAGTAGACTCACTTACCTTCACCTTTCAGTCCCGTTTTAGCCAGCACGTGTGGCCAATGGGAAGTACGCCTCTAACGCCCACCGAAGCATGGCCGTTTAATTCTGTTAAATCGATTCATACCCCTTTCAATGTTCTTCATACCTCTTTCCAAAGTGGTTATgtagtggtaaaaaaatggataatgGTAGCGACCGATTACGTTCGGGATAAACTATACCGATATTGTTTACCCACACGCCGTATGAACATCGCCTGCGGTTGGATTTCAgtaaaattaaagaagaaaaaacgtgtGGAGCTACTGACTTAACTTTCGTTATTCTTCAATTGCATACTGTAAACAGCTTTGCTCGCCATTCGTTGCTAAAAAGTCCGTCATCGTGTGAGCCAAGTTGAATAGATTCAATGCTGTTACAGAACAGTATCCTAAATCCGATGGACTTACATCTTGTATTCGAAGTATCGATCGATACGTAAATTTCGAAGATCTTTCGGAAGCGTGTGACTTACACGGACGGTCCGTATATTGATCCGGCGCATATAGGAAATACGTTTTCGGTAGCTTCACTTGTTTTGTACTTGTAATCACTGAACTGTAAGTGGTAGGCTTTGTCCAAAGTGTTTTAACAAAGAAGATTCGATCTATGACATCGATGCGAACACTCGTTAACCGATGGttttaattgcaaatttaatTGACGGAGGAACTTCAAGTTAGTATCTTTACTTATGATCAGAGCCCTCCAGAAATTGACTGGAGAACGCTTCGTTTATACTTAGATAAATAGTAAAGTTGTAactgatgaatatttttgtcaGGTTGCGCATTGCGTTGTACCTCAAAGCGAGAGAACAGATTTTTCTATGATATCGGTAAAACTAACTACGTGAAAACTGAACGGGAAAATATGAGACGTTCCTGAAACGCACTCGAGACATCatgcgaaaaataatttattcaacgatTTCATAAAGCATATCACATAGTAGTTAAttaatcacattttttttcgctcacGTCGATCATTTCCGCAGAATAAATCTTCACGTGGAAAGTAGAACGCAATTATTCAGTACCCGAATTGAAT is a window of Neodiprion fabricii isolate iyNeoFabr1 chromosome 6, iyNeoFabr1.1, whole genome shotgun sequence DNA encoding:
- the LOC124184825 gene encoding slit homolog 2 protein-like, with product MIRCAVSVNFVLAVVLAQTQPTCRNVFDYTVCSSVEGVLTEVTERTHRDRLEIFNLNLTSIDPGAFKNLSLVNLHLSAGNRISNLQPGAFSGLPNLKYLDLDNNAVTLIPNLFQELPHLDRLFLANNGITHISEGTFNGLSGLTRLQLHQNFIATINQITFSGLSEITSLGLEDNEITTVAPNSFKSLEKLKYLYLDRNNIRKLRAETFNGLTELDSLSVSHNDIVTVHERAFRGLSKLTLLSIDHNKISTIRSGTFISLSSLEYLYLHNNEISVIEADAFQGLSSMTHISLTDNKIQTLPSGLFAGLTNLKSVVLVNNTITAIDRVVVQLPRSATIQFGIESIQLGSHDDGLFSNEWRAKLFTNRIMIRRAVLVNFVLAVVLAQTQPTCKNVFDYTVCSSVEGVLTEVKQRSHHDRLEIFNFDLTSIEPGAFKNVSLVTLYLSAGNRISNLQPGAFAGLPNLKNLHLQNNAVTPIPGLFQELPHLERLTLANNSITHVPEGTFNELSQLKELILDWNLITHVPEETFNGLSELTKLSLDKNPIETINQTTFSGLPKLTSLAVERSEITTFAPNSFESLAELKNLYLNWNNIGELRAETFKGLSKLDFLSISDSAVTTVHDGAFRGLPKLTVLLLDQNNISTIRSGTFIGLSSLYHLDLDNNEISVIEAGAFEGLSSISHISLVNNKIATLPSGLFAGLTKLDSLWLVNNTLTAIDRAVVQLPSFARVIFEF